From one Planococcus citri chromosome 3, ihPlaCitr1.1, whole genome shotgun sequence genomic stretch:
- the AcCoAS gene encoding acetyl-coenzyme A synthetase, translating into MKEEIYEPKPHVSKHAHVKSMAEYRSLYKNSIDDPVDFWSDIAKQFHWETPIDKDKFWSYNFDVTKGPVHIKWLEGATTNICYNLLDRNIRLGLGDKIAFYWEGNDPEDYSRLTYKKLREEVCKFANVLKSKGVTKGDRVAIYMPMVLEIVTVILACSRIGAVHSIVFAGFSADALADRLVDSKCKVLVTADCVYRGEKLLNLKKICDTAMDKAKEQGHEVKTCIVVRHLQRLSASFNADKKSHNGVNGDSGNHYEISWDDERDAWWHEEMEDADPSCYPVWVSTEDPLFMLYTSGSTGKPKGVLHTVGGYLLYAATTFKYVFDYKPNDIYWCTADVGWITGHTYVVYGPLANGATSVIFEGTPFYPEVDRFWSIIDKYKVNQFYTAPTAIRALMKYGDEFPQKYDLSSLRVLGSVGEPINPEAWLWYYKVIGKENCSIADTFWQTETGGHVITPLPGCTPMKPGSATFPFFGVKPELLDENGQKIEGEGEGYLVFNRPWPGMMRTLFGNHKRFEETYFSKFPGYYCTGDGARRDADGYIWITGRIDDKLNVSGHLMSTAEVESCLTEHPDVSEAAVVSRPHPVKGECLYCFVTPNQGAEFSQKLVKELTTKVREKIGPFAMPDVIQYAPGLPKTRSGKIMRRILRKIALNDRNVGDTSTLADESIVEILFKNRPESNS; encoded by the exons ATGAAAGAAGAAATTTACGAACCAAAACCTCATGTTTCCAAACATGCGCACGTCAAGTCCATGGCCGAGTACAGGAGTCTGTACAAGAATTCCATCGACGATCCTGTAGACTTTTGGTCCGATATCGCCAAACAATTTCATTGGGAGACGCCCATCGATAAGGATAAATTTTGGAGTTATAATTTCGACGTGACCAAAGGCCCTGTACATATTAAATGGCTGGAAGGAGCGACGACGAACATTTGTTATAATTTGCTGGATCGCAATATACGATTAGGTCTAGGAGACAAGATCGCTTTTTATTG GGAGGGAAATGACCCGGAAGATTACAGCAGGTTGACATACAAGAAGCTGAGGGAAGAAGTGTGCAAATTTGCTAATGTGCTGAAATCCAAAGGCGTCACCAAAGGTGATAGGGTGGCTATTTATATGCCCATGGTTTTGGAGATTGTTACCGTGATTTTAGCATGTTCGAGAATTGGAGCAGTACATTCCATTGTG TTCGCCGGATTTTCCGCCGACGCTTTAGCAGATCGATTGGTTGACTCGAAATGTAAAGTTCTGGTCACCGCTGACTGCGTATACAGAGGCGAAAAGttattgaacttgaaaaaaatctgcgaTACGG ctaTGGATAAAGCTAAAGAACAAGGACACGAGGTGAAAACTTGTATTGTGGTGCGACATTTGCAAAGACTAAGTGCCTCTTTTAATGCGGATAAAAAATCCCACAATGGAGTGAACGGAGACTCTGGTAATCACTACGAG ATATCCTGGGACGACGAACGTGACGCTTGGTGGCACGAAGAAATGGAAGATGCTGATCCGTCTTGTTATCCTGTCTGGGTTTCCACCGAAGATCCTTTGTTTATGCTTTACACGAG CGGATCCACTGGTAAACCGAAAGGAGTTTTGCATACTGTAGGAGGATATTTATTATACGCGGCTACAACTTTCAAGTACGTCTTTGATTATAAGCCGAATGACATTTATTGGTGCACTGCGGATGTTGGATGGATTACCGGCCATACTTATGTGGTATACGGGCCTTTAGCCAATGGAGCTACTTCTGTAATT TTCGAAGGCACTCCATTTTATCCAGAAGTTGACAGATTTTGGTCCATTATTGATAAATATAAAGTGAACCAATTTTATACGGCGCCTACTGCGATCAGAGCCTTGATGAAGTACGGTGATGAATTTCCACAAAA GTACGATTTGAGCAGTTTGCGAGTTTTGGGTTCAGTAGGAGAGCCTATAAATCCAGAAGCTTGGTTGTGGTATTATAAAGTTATCGGCAAAGAAAACTGTTCCATCGCAGATACATTCTGGCAAACGGAAACAGGTGGCCATGTTATAACTCCATTACCAGGATGCACTCCAATGAAACCGGGATCTGCt ACATTTCCATTTTTCGGCGTGAAACCTGAATTACTGGacgaaaatggtcaaaaaatagaaGGCGAAGGTGAAGGATACCTGGTATTCAACAGGCCATGGCCAGGAATGATGAGAACATTGTTCGGAAATCATAAAAGATTCGAAGAAACATATTTCAGTAAATTTCCGGGTTACTATTGTACTGGCGATG GCGCACGAAGAGACGCCGACGGATATATATGGATTACCGGTCGAATAGACGATAAGTTGAACGTTTCTGGGCATTTGATGAGTACAGCAGAAGTTGAATCTTGTTTGACCGAACATCCTGATGTTTCTGAGGCAGCAGTGGTCTCGCGACCACATCCGGTCAAAGGCGAATGCCTGTATTGTTTCGTCACACCTAACCAAGGTGCCGAGTTTAGTCAAAAATTAGTTAAAGAATTAACCACCAAAG TGCGTGAAAAAATCGGTCCTTTTGCCATGCCAGATGTAATCCAATACGCACCTGGTCTGCCGAAAACTAGATCCGGTAAAATAATGAGAAGAATATTGCGAAAAATCGCCCTCAACGATAGAAACGTTGGTGACACTTCAACCCTAGCTGATGAAAGTATTGTAGAAATCTTATTCAAAAATAGACCCGAATCAAATTCGTAA
- the ppl gene encoding glycine cleavage system H protein — translation MAAVIKTSHRLCFLGTKLSSSIRSFSLSSNSLAAKYFTKKHEWVSVDQNIGTVGISDYAQKALGDVVYVQLPDIGATVTTSEECGALESVKAASELYSPVSGEVTEVNELLENKPELVNKSCYNDGWLFKLKLKDIKELDSLMLEQDYEKFLKTESSD, via the exons ATGGCTGCCGTAATTAAGACCTCTCACCGGTTGTGTTTCTTGGGCACCAAATTGTCCTCTTCCATCAGAAGCTTTTCGTTGAGTAGTAATAGTTTAG CTGcgaaatatttcacaaaaaagcACGAATGGGTGTCAGTCGACCAAAATATAGGAACAGTTGGGATATCAGACTATGCTCAA AAAGCTTTGGGAGATGTTGTATACGTTCAGTTACCTGATATTGGAGCTACAGTAACTACTTCAG AGGAATGCGGTGCTTTGGAAAGCGTCAAAGCTGCCAGCGAATTATACTCGCCAGTTAGTGGTGAAGTTACTGAAGTCAATGAGCTATTGGAGAACAAGCCGGAACTTGTGAATAAATCGTGTTATAATGATG ggtgGTTATTCAAATTAAAACTGAAAGATATCAAAGAATTAGATAGTTTGATGTTAGAACAAgattacgaaaaatttttaaaaacagaatcaTCAgactga
- the csul gene encoding protein arginine N-methyltransferase 5 codes for MTKKDALQIGYDFCTVSNIATAVSLANEVGYSKYYVPIAHPRFKREFCDEDIIKSNGDDFSRSLVAVYPQDCINYIVGKLSDYVDVDSENVKLRKFSECTVDQEIRWCIYLGISNILITLPVNGSFVNLARIIYSKFKATHSSPTFLVKVSMISPKSSAASYVGDEVSINDSWERWNSFRTFCGSEKKLRVALEISENLPDEKEIARWLGEPLACVFINTKTFLTNHKGYPVLSKAHQDLVISVMKRHVHVVISGSAREDTLLYYQQYINFLWQKVDFSSENTSFTHGYEDFLQIPLQPLMDNLDRYTYEVFEQDPVKYREYQRAMKLALIDKKAVKEESYQFIIMVVGAGRGPIVNAALNAAKEANANVHVYAVEKNPFAVVSLQTQKLDRWKDSVTIIASDMRAWNSTVKADIIVSELLGSFGDNELSPECLDGVQHLLKDDGISIPSSYNSYICPTQTHKIYSEILDFVDREKPPHHRFELPYVVHLQTIYHLAPIQKLFTFVHPNHETPIDNTRFKKSVFEIDQDSVLHGFSGFFDTVLYKDVILSIVPETYSEGMFSWFPIFFPIKEPVQLRKGDKVEVSFWRLHNDKIVWYEWLVSAPVSLPVHNPNGRSYFIGLT; via the exons ATGACTAAGAAAGATGCACTTCAGATTGGATACGATTTTTGCACTGTCTCCAACATCGCCACAGCAGTTTCGTTGGCGAATGAAGTTGGTTATAGTAAATACTACGTACCTATAGCTCACCCGCGTTTTAAGCGAGAATTTTGTGATGAAGATATCATCAAAAGCAATGGAGACGATTTTTCCAGATCTTTAGTCGCTGTTTATCCTCAAG ATTGTATAAATTACATTGTTGGGAAGCTATCAGACTACGTTGATGTAGATAGCGAAAAcgtaaagttgagaaaatttagcGAATGTACTGTTGATCAAGAAATACGATGGTGTATCTATCTTggaatttccaatattttgattACGTTACCAGTGAATGGTTCTTTCGTTAATCTTGCTAGAATAATATATTCCAAATTCAAAGCAACTCATTCTTCACCTACG TTTCTAGTTAAAGTTTCCATGATTTCTCCGAAAAGTAGTGCCGCATCTTACGTTGGCGATGAAGTATCGATCAATGACTCCTGGGAGAG GTGGAACAGTTTCAGAACGTTTTGcggttcagaaaaaaaactacgcGTAGCTTTGgaaatcagtgaaaatttaCCGGATGAGAAAGAAATAGCTCGATGGCTGGGCGAACCTCTAGCTTGTGTTTTTATAAACACTAAAACGTTCCTTACAAATCATAAAGGTTATCCCGTCTTATCCAAAGCTCATCAAGACTTGGTAATTAGTGTGATGAAGAGACACGTCCATGTTGTAATTAGCGGATCAGCTAGAGAAGATACTTTATTGTACTACCAACAGTATATTAATTTTCTCTGGCAA aaagtcgatTTTAGTAGCGAGAACACCAGTTTTACTCACGGTTACGAAGATTTCTTGCAAATACCTTTGCAACCTTTGATGGATAATTTGGATCGTTATACGTACGAAGTTTTTGAACAAGATCCTGTGAAATATCGAGAATACCAACGCGCTATGAAATTGGCATTGATTGATAAGAAAGCCGTAAAGGAAGAATCCTACCA GTTCATCATTATGGTGGTTGGTGCCGGTCGAGGACCAATAGTGAACGCTGCATTGAACGCAGCTAAAGAAGCCAATGCAAATGTGCATGTTTacgctgttgaaaaaaatccatttgctGTTGTATC gcttcaaactcaaaaattggacAGATGGAAAGACAGTGTTACTATAATCGCCAGTGATATGAGGGCATGGAATTCTACGGTGAAAGCCGATATTATTGTTTCTGAACTTTTGGGTTCTTTTGGCGATAATGAACTTTCGCCTGAATGTTTAGATGGCGTCCAACACCTTTTAAAAG ATGACGGTATTAGTATTCCATCGAGTTACAACTCCTACATCTGTCCTACTCAGACGCACAAAATCTATtcagaaattttagattttgttgATCGAGAAAAACCTCCTCATCATAGGTTTGAATTGCCGTACGTTGTACATTTACAAACCATTTATCATCTAGCTCCCATTCAGAAACTGTTCACATTCGTTCATCCAAACCACG AAACGCCTATCGATAATACAAGGTTcaaaaaatcggtttttgaaattgatcaggACTCCGTTCTTCATGGTTTTTCCGGATTCTTTGATACAGTTTTATATAAAGATGTCATTTTGAGTATCGTTCCCGAAACGTATTCCGAGGGCATGTTCAGCTGGTTTCCTATATTCTTCCCCATAAAG GAACCAGTTCAGTTACGGAAAGGAGACAAAGTTGAAGTTTCGTTTTGGAGACTTCACAACGATAAAATTGTTTGGTACGAATGGCTCGTGTCGGCTCCTGTTAGTTTACCTGTTCACAATCCTAATGGCCGATCATATTTCATCGGATTAACTTGA
- the msk gene encoding importin-7, with protein sequence MDVKNLSQLFKDTIDPNKRNEAEEKLTQIHKIIGFAPTILQLVMSNELEMPVRQAGAIYLKNLISQNWTEPEHEPGTQIPFSIHEQDRSAIRNLIVEAIIHAPELLRLQLATCVNCIIKHDFPGRWTQIVDKIHIYLQNSEAEQIYGALLCMYQLVKNFEYKKREERAPLNEAMNLLLPMMYNLMVRLLPDESEQSVLLQKQVLKVFYSLVQYVLPIEIITKEVFAQWMEVIRQIVDRAVPPKANAVDEDERPDTPWWKCKKWATKILYRIFERYGSPNNVSKEYKDFADWYLKTFSGPIIEILIRLLDRQRLKEYVTPQVLQSTLFYLNQCISHAHTWSFLKVHMFGIVQEVIFPLLCHSETDEELWQTDPLEYVRVTYDSYEDLLSHKTAAQNLLHAACQKRKQILPRTVQFLMQVLQSPTADTKQKDGALCMVGAIADILFKKELYKDQMEQMLYTYVFPEFQSQFGFMRARASWTLAHFAETRFQTEQILVEAVRLIVNSLLTDKELRVKVQAAISLQMLLANQDKVQEYLRPHIKNVTLEVLNVIRETKNDDLTNTLQKIISVYQEDLADLAVEMCNHLAVTLRQVLETSDGSIDDEYSITAMSLLNTLETIVSVMEDQAQIIAQIRPIVLEIAVHILQEGVMEFYEEALSLLYELTCKEITPDLWNVLEILYKVFQRDGADYFMDMMPMLHNYVTVDTNGFLSNENYLLALFNMCKTVLTVEMGEDPECHAAKLLEVIILQCKGRIDQCIPSFVELVVQRLTREIKTSELRIMCLQVVIAALYYNPQLLFEILNRLQLSVSPTESITSHFIRQWIHDADCFLGLHDRKICILGLCTLLMFQPERPPILNENECAQRVIPSMILLFQGLKKAYAARAQDNSDEDSDEDLDESDEEDIPDVLSTDEDEINEESDDYLEALQERIKKKNPTSPACNITCEIKADSEDEEDDDDDDDYDPTEETPLEGYTTPLDENDSEVDEYIVFKNVLIALKERDPNFYNMLTSSLNAEQQKQLQEIIVLADQRKSAAESKKIEQAGGYAFVQQAVPTSFNFGGTPLGR encoded by the exons ATGGACGTAAAAAATTTGTCGCAGTTGTTTAAAGATACCATCGACCCGAATAAAAGAAATGAAGCTGAGGAAAAATTGACTCAG ATTCACAAAATAATCGGATTCGCCCCGACCATTTTACAGTTGGTAATGTCCAATGAGTTGGAAATGCCAGTCAGACAAGCGG GAGCAATCTATTTGAAAAACcttatttctcaaaattggacTGAGCCCGAACATGAACCTGGAACCCAGATACCTTTCAGCATTCACGAACAAGACAGAAGCGCTATCAGAAATTTAATAGTTGAAGCGATTATTCATGCCCCTGAACTGTTGAG GCTGCAATTGGCAACCTGTGTCAACTGCATTATCAAACATGATTTCCCGGGAAGATGGACTCAAATTGTTGACAAGATCCATATCTACTTGCAAAATTCCGAAGCTGAACAAATTTATGGTGCATTGCTCTGCATGTACCAgttggttaaaaatttcga GTACAAGAAAAGAGAAGAACGAGCGCCTTTGAATGAAGCGATGAATTTACTTCTACCGATGATGTATAATTTGATGGTTCGATTACTTCCAGATGAATCTGAACAGTCAGTTTTATTGCAAAAACAAGTGTTGAAAGTGTTCTACTCATTAGTTCAG TACGTACTTCCAATTGAAATCATCACTAAAGAAGTATTTGCTCAATGGATGGAAGTTATCAGACAAATTGTTGACCGAGCAGTTCCGCCTAAAGCGAATGCTGTTGACGAAGACGAACGACCTGACACTCCGTGGTGGAAGTGTAAGAAATGGGctacaaaaattttatacagAATCTTTGAGAG ATATGGTAGTCCGAATAATGTTTCGAAAGAATATAAAGATTTTGCCGATTggtatttgaaaacattttctggtCCTATTATCGAAATTCTCATCAGATTGTTAGATCGTCAAAGGTTGAAGGAATACGTGACTCCGCAAGTGTTACAATCTACGTTGTTCTATTTGAATCAGTG TATAAGTCATGCTCACACGTGGTCATTCCTGAAAGTTCACATGTTTGGTATCGTACAAGAAGTTATTTTTCCGCTATTATGTCATTCTGAAACAGACGAGGAGTTATGGCAAACCGATCCATTGGAATACGTGCGTGTAACTTACG ATTCGTACGAAGATTTGCTTTCGCACAAAACCGCAGCGCAGAATTTATTACACGCAGCGTGCCAAAAACGTAAACAAATTTTACCGAGaactgttcaatttttgatgcaaGTTCTTCAATCGCCTACTGCGGACACTAAACAGAAAGATGGCGCATTATGTATGGTGGGCGCTATTGCGGATattctatttaaaaaagaattataCAAAGATCAAATGGAACAGATGCTGTATACTTACGTATTTCCAGAATTTCAGAGCCAGTTTGGTTTTATGAGAGCTAGA GCTTCCTGGACTTTGGCTCATTTTGCTGAAACGAGATTCCAAACCGAACAGATCTTAGTAGAAGCTGTAAGATTGATTGTCAATTCTTTGTTGACTGATAAAGAGCTGCGAGTTAAAGTGCAGGCTGCTATATCGCTTCAAATGTTGTTAGCTAATCAGGACAAAGTTCAGGAGTATCTGAGACCTCAT ATTAAAAACGTTACCCTTGAGGTATTGAATGTCATCAGGGAAACGAAAAACGATGATTTGACCAACAcactacaaaaaataattagCGTTTATCAAGAAGATCTGGCAGATTTGGCTGTAGAAATGTGTAATCACTTG GCTGTCACCTTACGTCAAGTTTTGGAAACTTCGGACGGAAGTATCGATGATGAatactcaataaccgcgatgTCTTTGCTTAATACTTTGGAAACTATAGTCAGTGTTATGGAAGATCAAGCTCAAATTATCGCTCAGATTAGACCGATAGTCTTGGAAATCGCTGTGCATATTCTACAAGAGGGTGTAATGG AATTCTACGAAGAAGCTCTTTCATTATTATACGAACTAACGTGTAAAGAAATCACTCCGGATTTATGGAACgtattggaaattttatacAAG GTTTTCCAAAGAGACGGAGCTGATTACTTCATGGATATGATGCCAATGTTGCACAATTATGTAACTGTTGATACGAACggatttttatcaaatgaaaacTATTTACTAGCATTATTTAACATGTGCAAGACCGTTTTGACCGTAGAAATGGGTGAAGATCCAGAATGCCATGCTGCAAAATTATTAGAAGTTATCATATTGCAATGTAAAGGTCGAATTGATCAG TGTATACCATCATTCGTTGAATTAGTTGTGCAACGTTTAACCAGAGAGATAAAGACTTCGGAATTGCGTATAATGTGTTTGCAAGTGGTGATAGCAGCTTTATATTATAATCCGCAATTATTATTCGAAATACTAAATAGACTACAGTTATCGGTCTCGCCTACAGAATCTATAACATCTCATTTTATTCGACAATGGATCCACGATGCCGATTGTTTCCTCGG CCTACACGATCGTAAAATATGCATTCTCGGATTATGTACCCTTTTAATGTTCCAACCAGAAAGACCACCGATTTTAAATGAAAACGAATGTGCTCAACGGGTTATTCCATCAATGATATTATTATTCCAAGGTTTGAAGAAAGCATACGCGG CTCGAGCACAAGATAATTCCGACGAAGATTCCGATGAGGATCTGGACGAAAGTGATGAAGAAGATATACCAGATGTTTTATCAACCGATGAAGACGAAATAAATGAAGAAAGCGACGATTACTTGGAAGCTTTACAAGAaagaataaagaagaaaaatccaACATCCCCCGCATGTAACATAACTTGTGAAATTAAA GCTGAtagtgaagatgaagaagacgatgacgatgacgatgattaCGATCCAACTGAAGAAACACCTCTGGAAGGTTATACCACGCCGTTAGATGAAAACGACAGCGAAGTAGACGAATATattgtatttaaaaatgttttaattg CTTTAAAAGAAAGAGATCCGAATTTCTATAATATGTTAACGAGCAGCCTGAATGCTGAACAGCAGAAACAGCTTCAAGAAATAATCGTCTTGGCCGATCAGAGAAAATCCGCTgctgaaagtaaaaaaatagaacaagctGGAg GTTATGCTTTTGTACAACAAGCAGTCCCGAcatctttcaattttggaggAACACCGTTAGGACGTTGA
- the LOC135838510 gene encoding protein stunted-like isoform X1, translated as MTFWRQAGLNYIQYSNIVSKVIRRSLKEEFKVDSLKRDESSVRFTNWKDGKPVNKNAPA; from the exons ATGACGTTCTGGAGGCAAGCTGGACTGAA CTATATTCAATATTCCAACATCGTCAGCAAAGTAATTAGACGTTCCCTTAAAGAAGAATTCAAAGTAGATTCCTTGAAGAGGGACGAATCTTCTGTGAGATTCACCAACTGGAAAGACGGCAAGCCTGTAAATA aaaatgcaCCTGCTTGA
- the LOC135838510 gene encoding protein stunted-like isoform X2, with protein MTFWRQAGLNYIQYSNIVSKVIRRSLKEEFKVDSLKRDESSVRFTNWKDGKPVNSETA; from the exons ATGACGTTCTGGAGGCAAGCTGGACTGAA CTATATTCAATATTCCAACATCGTCAGCAAAGTAATTAGACGTTCCCTTAAAGAAGAATTCAAAGTAGATTCCTTGAAGAGGGACGAATCTTCTGTGAGATTCACCAACTGGAAAGACGGCAAGCCTGTAAATA GTGAAACAGCGTAA
- the LOC135838505 gene encoding diphosphomevalonate decarboxylase-like, with protein sequence MEIKCVTGVAPVNIALIKYWGKRDEELILPLNDSLSVTLSTEYMHSKTSIAISPNFTEDEIWINGRKETMDSFRLRNCIAAIKNLAKEKITSEELNWKIRICTENNFPTAAGLASSASGFACFVFVLSKLYGVDAELSRIARLGSGSACRSLNGGFVQWHAGSLDDGSDSLAKQVFPVEHWPNLHCLILVVNAAKKKTSSTIGMRRAVVTSRLLPHRLEYVPQNIEKLTEAIKNKDFDSFAEITMRDSNQFHAICLDTYPPEIYMNDVSHCIASFVHQYNAAFGHAKVTYTFDAGPNACLFILEENVPLVLKTILKIFPSDTTEEGYFRGIPLDVNKIDVKKIPEINLNIPANALKFIIHTKIGDGPVILNDPGESLISPKGELLNIISEQ encoded by the exons atggaaataaaatgtGTCACTGGTGTAGCTCCGGTCAACATTGCTTTGATCAAATATT GGGGCAAAAGAGATGAGGAGTTGATTTTACCGTTGAACGATTCTTTGAGTGTAACTTTGAGTACAGAATAT atgcATTCCAAAACCTCTATAGCTATAAGTCCAAATTTCACCGAAGACGAAATATGGATCAACGGACG TAAGGAGACAATGGATAGTTTCAGACTACGTAATTGTATTGCTGCGA ttaaaaatttagcaaaagaaaaaataacaagcgaagaattaaattggaaaatacGTATTTGCACAGAGAATAATTTTCCCACCGCAGCTGGCTTGGCCTCTTCAGCATCAGGATTTGCATgttttg TATTCGTTCTGTCGAAGCTGTATGGAGTTGATGCTGAATTATCAAGGATTGCTCGTTTAGGATCTGGTAGCGCGTGTCGTAGTTTGAATGGAGGATTTGTGCAGTGGCACGCCGGTTCATTAGATGATGGTTCTGATTCTCTAGCAAAACAAGTGTTTCCAGTAGAACATTGGCCAAATTTACACTGCCTCATTTTAGTT GTTAACGCTGCCAAAAAGAAAACTAGCAGTACTATTGGCATGAGAAGAGCTGTCGTTACAAGCCGACTATTACCTCACAGACTTGAATATGTCcctcaaaatattgaaaaactgaccgag GCCATCAAAAACAAAGATTTTGACTCGTTTGCAGAGATTACCATGCGTGATAGCAATCAGTTTCATGCGATTTGTTTAGATACTTATCCGCCGGAAATCTATATGAATGATGTGTCTCATTGCATCGCTTCATTCGTGCATCAATACAACGCGGCTTTTGGTCATGCTAAa GTAACCTACACCTTTGATGCTGGTCCTAATGCTTGTTTATTCATATTGGAAGAAAACGTGCCTTTGGTtttgaaaaccattttgaaaatctttcccAGTGATACGACCGAAGAAGGGTATTTTCGAGGAATTCCTCTCGACGtgaataaaattgat gTGAAAAAGATTCcagaaataaatttgaatattccTGCGAATGCCCTCAAATTTATAATTCACACCAAAATTGGAGACGGGCCTGTGATTTTAAATGATCCAGGAGAGAGTTTAATATCGCCTAAAGGAGAACTTCTCAATATCATCTCCGAGCAATAA